A section of the Brachyhypopomus gauderio isolate BG-103 chromosome 13, BGAUD_0.2, whole genome shotgun sequence genome encodes:
- the enkur gene encoding enkurin codes for MSNTIYPPESIYNLIPGEEEKIVKPPRYMSKFRDQVKQEKNLSKASNKTMGPAKVDMPSPDKYLLKHSKEKKLPEKKAFSYGHCNQPRKPHVPAKTEAPLMGIHTKKNFVKSNAIGNIMAVPPLPRPAYVHTVHGDKELLDNSGLVPKYIRKKDYGQTPEYIEQRREEVRRAQEQYDSYVKERITEAAMKQLSDEEHQNILQGLKKNWGELHHQYQGLSVVTDTIRKKHRKEQLELELKQLEKDIDLIERYKTIYITNN; via the exons ATGTCGAACACAATCTACCCGCCAGAGAGCATATACAATCTTATtccaggagaagaggagaaaatTGTGAAACCGCCAAG GTATATGTCAAAGTTTAGAGATCAAGTAAAGCAAGAGAAAAACTTGAGCAAAGCCTCCAACAAGACTATGGGACCAGCAAAAGTAGACATGCCTTCTCCAGATAAATACTTGCTAAAGCATTCCAAGGAAAAGAAACTTCCAGAGA AGAAGGCCTTCTCATATGGACACTGCAATCAGCCTCGGAAGCCACATGTCCCTGCTAAAACAGAAGCCCCGCTCATGGGCATTCACACCAAGAAGAACTTTGTGAAGTCCAACGCAATCGGGAACATCATGGCAGTGCCGCCTCTGCCACGGCCTGCATATGTACACACTGTCCACGGAGACAAAGAGCTGCTGGACAACTCGGGCCTGGTCCCAAAGTACATCAGAAAAAAG GACTATGGTCAAACCCCAGAGTACATAGAGCAGCGTCgggaggaggtgaggagagctCAAGAGCAGTACGACAGCTATGTGAAGGAGCGCATTACAGAGGCGGCTATGAAACAGCTCTCCGACGAGGAACATCAGAACATCCTGCAG GGACTTAAGAAGAACTGGGGCGAACTACACCACCAGTACCAGGGGCTTTCCGTCGTCACGGATACAATCCGGAAGAAGCACAGGAAGGAGCAGTTGGAGCTGGAGCTGAAGCAGCTAGAGAAAGACATTGACCTGATTGAGCGATACAAGACAATCTACATCACCAACAACTGA
- the thnsl1 gene encoding threonine synthase-like 1, producing MTSRVFCHLVAKIERLCYNHFLPPDGSLSYVIKAQMSSKSFQSEERNILLMGPPGSGKTSVGRILSDKLGMPVIDIDDDVLERVWGMPVADKLAEVGGELFLEEEGKAVCNLSASGCVISLTGSNPLHTDAMRHLKRSGLALYLDVDGDDIIERLSRIKVNRIVGQGDGMSMRDILQYRKQFYETWADTRVLCGRGDSVEQVAEKALQVLARYQDSESDTYTSTRSHVLRKNGSTNDPKFFSDVVVEGLAPDGGLYVPTKAFAKLEPSQWLRLASMSYPERALAILEKCIHPLDISLLELRSMVNQAYGRNFAKESVAPVKHLIGNQYVLELFHGPTASFKDLALQLMPHLFAHCLPRMCNYLLLVATSGDTGSAVLSGFDSLGAADRQRVGVLVFFPERGLSLAQKLQMTGFKGNARALGVLADFDFCQKSVKRMLADPSFTGHLAVEYTTVLSTANSINWARLLPQVVYHASAYLDLLRNGVLTFGDPVDVCIPTGNFGNAMSAVYAKQMGVPINRVICAFNHNCVVSDFISTGQYDLRGRKLSLSSSPAVDILKSSNLERFIYHVSCGNSNLVRDLFVRFEDEQVFAVSEYLLQRIQQEIQAGWCSEENCLAAIQDVYSETGYIMDPHTALAKVVADRLHDRSCPLVLCSTAHHAKFAPAVLKALRYPYIPHDPLEQLNALSAIGEAQRHDALFKYLRESGRERHTVCEADFGVLTDQVESMIQDSFLKVL from the coding sequence ATGACCAGCAGAGTCTTCTGCCATTTGGTAGCAAAAATTGAGAGACTGTGTTACAATCACTTTCTCCCACCTGATGGCTCTCTTTCATATGTCATCAAAGCACAGATGTCTAGTAAGAGTTTTCAGTCAGAAGAGAGAAACATTCTTCTCATGGGTCCTCCAGGGTCAGGGAAGACGTCTGTGGGTCGGATTCTGTCTGACAAGCTTGGGATGCCTGTCATTGATATAGACGATGATGTtctggagagggtgtgggggatGCCTGTGGCAGATAAACTGGCTGAAGTCGGAGGGGAGCTTTTCCTTGAAGAAGAGGGCAAGGCTGTGTGCAACCTGTCTGCCTCTGGCTGTGTGATTTCACTGACGGGCTCCAATCCTCTTCACACTGACGCCATGCGACACCTCAAACGCTCTGGACTTGCTCTGTATCTGGATGTGGATGGAGATGACATCATAGAGAGGTTATCCAGAATTAAAGTGAATAGGATTGTGGGTCAGGGTGATGGCATGTCTATGAGAGACATACTGCAGTACAGAAAGCAATTTTATGAGACGTGGGCAGACACAAGAGTACTTTGTGGGAGAGGAGACAGTGTAGAGCAAGTAGCAGAGAAAGCCCTGCAGGTTCTGGCTAGATATCAGGACTCGGAGTCAGACACTTACACCTCCACCCGCAGCCATGTTCTCAGGAAAAATGGGTCTACCAACGACCCAAAGTTCTTCAGTGACGTCGTCGTGGAAGGACTCGCTCCAGATGGGGGTCTTTATGTGCCTACTAAAGCATTCGCAAAACTGGAGCCTTCACAATGGCTGAGACTAGCCAGCATGTCTTACCCCGAACGAGCTTTAGCCATACTTGAAAAATGCATCCATCCTCTGGATATCTCTCTGTTAGAACTTCGCTCGATGGTTAATCAGGCCTACGGGAGGAACTTTGCCAAGGAATCTGTAGCACCTGTTAAGCATCTGATTGGGAATCAGTACGTGTTGGAGCTCTTCCATGGCCCCACAGCCTCGTTCAAAGACCTCGCCCTGCAGTTAATGCCTCACCTCTTTGCTCACTGCCTCCCACGGATGTGCAACTATCTGCTCCTGGTGGCCACGTCTGGAGACACGGGCAGCGCTGTTCTTAGCGGCTTTGATAGCCTCGGGGCAGCTGACAGGCAGCGGGTCGGCGTGCTGGTGTTTTTCCCAGAGCGTGGCTTGAGCCTCGCTCAGAAACTGCAGATGACCGGGTTTAAAGGCAATGCCAGAGCCCTGGGCGTCCTAGCTGACTTTGACTTCTGCCAGAAGAGCGTTAAGAGAATGTTGGCTGACCCAAGCTTCACCGGCCACCTGGCTGTGGAGTACACCACCGTGCTCAGCACTGCTAACTCCATCAACTGGGCGCGGCTTCTCCCACAGGTGGTCTACCACGCCTCAGCGTACCTAGACCTGCTTAGAAATGGGGTGCTCACATTTGGAGACCCCGTCGATGTGTGCATCCCAACTGGGAACTTCGGCAATGCCATGTCTGCGGTTTATGCGAAACAGATGGGCGTTCCCATAAACCGTGTTATTTGTGCATTCAATCATAACTGCGTCGTTTCTGACTTTATCTCTACCGGACAGTACGATCTCCGTGGCAGGAAGCTGAGTCTGTCAAGTTCCCCTGCTGTTGACATTCTTAAATCCTCAAATCTCGAGAGGTTCATCTATCATGTCTCTTGTGGGAACAGTAATCTCGTGAGAGACTTGTTTGTGAGGTTTGAGGACGAGCAAGTGTTTGCTGTGTCCGAGTATTTACTACAGAGGATACAGCAAGAAATCCAGGCCGGCTGGTGCTCAGAGGAAAACTGTCTGGCTGCTATTCAGGACGTGTACTCTGAAACAGGTTACATAATGGACCCTCACACCGCTTTGGCCAAAGTGGTGGCGGACCGTCTGCATGACAGGTCGTGTCCTCTTGTCCTCTGCTCTACTGCACACCATGCCAAGTTTGCCCCAGCGGTGCTTAAAGCTCTGCGCTATCCGTATATTCCCCATGACCCCCTAGAGCAGCTAAATGCACTCAGTGCTATTGGAGAAGCACAAAGGCACGACGCTCTGTTTAAGTACctgagagagagcgggagagagcgacacacagtgtgtgaggCTGATTTTGGTGTGCTTACAGATCAAGTAGAATCTATGATACAAGACTCATTTCTGAAAGTCTTGTAG